In one Methylobacterium sp. SyP6R genomic region, the following are encoded:
- a CDS encoding sigma-70 family RNA polymerase sigma factor, with protein MTRDIVPNQSANDPSTRTSPAEDRPGLSASIRSHLGTELRATYEALGEADPDNRFADLIARLEAALKAQGEIVLPEFRDGLLQAVPSLRAFALSLTSNPARADDLVQDTLLKGWQHRARFQAGTNLNAWLFTILRNIFYSDHRKRVREVEDQDGSYAARLATAPHQGDRLDVEDLQSALAKLPPDQREALVLVGAEGVSYEEAAAIMGCKVGTVKSRVSRARGRLAELLGYDEEDLGTDRLIQSAMPKDA; from the coding sequence ATGACGCGAGACATCGTCCCGAATCAGTCGGCCAACGACCCGTCGACCCGGACTTCGCCGGCGGAGGACCGCCCCGGGCTGTCGGCCAGCATCCGGTCGCATCTCGGCACCGAGCTCCGGGCCACCTACGAGGCCCTGGGCGAGGCCGATCCGGACAACCGGTTCGCCGACCTCATCGCGCGCCTCGAAGCGGCGCTCAAGGCGCAGGGTGAGATCGTCCTGCCGGAATTCCGCGACGGGCTGCTGCAGGCGGTGCCGTCCTTGCGCGCCTTCGCGCTGTCGCTCACCAGCAACCCGGCCCGGGCCGACGACCTGGTGCAGGACACCCTCCTGAAGGGCTGGCAGCACCGGGCCCGGTTCCAGGCCGGCACCAACCTGAATGCCTGGCTGTTCACGATCCTGCGCAACATCTTCTACTCCGATCACCGCAAGCGGGTGCGCGAGGTCGAGGACCAGGACGGCTCCTACGCCGCGCGGCTGGCCACCGCGCCGCACCAGGGCGACCGGCTCGACGTCGAGGACCTGCAGAGCGCGCTCGCCAAGCTGCCGCCGGACCAGCGCGAGGCCCTGGTGCTCGTCGGCGCCGAGGGCGTCTCCTACGAGGAGGCGGCGGCGATCATGGGCTGCAAGGTCGGCACGGTGAAGAGCCGCGTCAGCCGCGCCCGCGGCCGGCTGGCGGAATTGCTGGGCTACGACGAGGAAGATCTCGGCACCGATCGGCTGATCCAGTCGGCGATGCCGAAAGACGCCTGA
- a CDS encoding DUF1236 domain-containing protein — protein MKKTLLAAAALALTLPMAAQAQGLLPGAQRGAEDGAAAAGPVGAIVGGAVGAATGAVGGLLGVDDRPRFRSYAVRQHRSYDWDGDVAVGTVLPSSGVSYYEVPSDYGIRGRRYTVVNDRVVLVDPGTRRIVQVID, from the coding sequence ATGAAGAAGACCCTCCTGGCTGCCGCTGCCCTTGCCCTGACCCTGCCGATGGCCGCCCAGGCCCAGGGCCTGCTGCCCGGCGCCCAGCGCGGCGCCGAGGACGGTGCGGCGGCGGCCGGCCCGGTCGGCGCGATCGTCGGTGGTGCGGTCGGCGCCGCGACGGGCGCGGTCGGCGGCCTGCTCGGCGTCGACGATCGCCCGCGCTTCCGCTCCTACGCCGTGCGCCAGCACCGCTCCTACGACTGGGACGGCGATGTCGCCGTCGGCACCGTGCTGCCCTCTTCGGGCGTGAGCTACTACGAGGTCCCGTCCGATTACGGCATCCGCGGCCGCCGCTACACCGTGGTCAACGACCGCGTCGTGCTGGTCGATCCGGGCACCCGCCGCATCGTGCAGGTGATCGACTAA
- a CDS encoding class II glutamine amidotransferase has translation MCELLGMSANVPTDIRFSFAGLARRGGETGPHQDGWGISFYEGRGSRSFHDPEPSARSEIARLLRQYPIKSRIVIAHVRRANRGRVSLENTHPFSRELWGRTFTFAHNGQLKGVKRLTLGRFKPVGTTDSEHAFCWMLGRLEERWGSLPKPTRLDGAVRELCAELHGLGVFNMLLSDSRTLYAHCGKRLCTLTRRAPFGTATLIDEDWRVDFAQETTPDDIVTVVATRPLTRDENWTDLAPGEVLAFRLGVPDGDENAAGAGG, from the coding sequence ATGTGCGAATTGCTCGGCATGAGCGCCAACGTCCCGACCGATATCCGCTTCAGCTTCGCGGGCCTGGCGCGCCGCGGGGGCGAGACCGGGCCGCATCAGGACGGCTGGGGCATCTCGTTCTACGAAGGCCGTGGGAGCCGCAGCTTCCACGACCCGGAGCCGAGCGCCCGCTCGGAGATCGCCCGGCTCTTGCGGCAATACCCGATCAAGAGCCGGATCGTGATCGCCCATGTCCGCCGGGCCAATCGCGGCCGGGTGTCGCTCGAGAACACCCATCCGTTCAGCCGCGAATTGTGGGGCCGCACCTTCACCTTCGCGCATAACGGCCAGTTGAAGGGCGTGAAGCGCCTGACGCTCGGCCGCTTCAAGCCCGTCGGCACCACCGACAGCGAGCACGCCTTCTGCTGGATGCTGGGCAGGCTCGAGGAACGCTGGGGCAGCCTGCCGAAGCCCACCCGCCTCGACGGGGCGGTGCGGGAGCTCTGCGCCGAGTTGCACGGGCTCGGGGTGTTCAACATGCTGCTCTCCGACAGCCGCACCCTCTATGCCCATTGCGGCAAGCGCCTCTGCACCCTGACCCGGCGGGCGCCGTTCGGCACCGCCACGCTGATCGACGAGGATTGGCGGGTGGATTTCGCGCAGGAGACCACGCCCGACGACATCGTGACCGTGGTGGCGACCCGGCCGCTGACCCGCGACGAGAACTGGACCGACCTCGCCCCCGGCGAGGTGCTGGCCTTCCGCCTCGGCGTGCCGGACGGGGACGAGAATGCGGCCGGCGCCGGGGGCTGA